A section of the Pseudomonas sp. Q1-7 genome encodes:
- the nadB gene encoding L-aspartate oxidase encodes MSQHLQHDVLVIGSGAAGLTLALTLPSHLSVVVLSKADLSNGSTYWAQGGVAAVLDTTDTVESHVEDTLVAGAGLCREDAVRFTVEHSRAAIQWLIDQGVPFTRDDESAREDGGFEFHLTREGGHSHRRIIHAADATGAAIFNTLLEQAKKRPNIQLLEQRVAVDLITERKLGRKGQRCLGAYVLNRSNGEVDTFHARFTVLASGGAAKVYLYTSNPDSACGDGIAMAWRAGCRVGNLEFNQFHPTCLYHPQAKSFLITEAVRGEGGLLRLPNGERFMQRFHPRAELAPRDVVARAIDHEMKRLGVDCVYLDISHKPAEFVKSHFPTVYERCLDFGIDITREPIPVVPAAHYTCGGVLVDQHGRTDIPGLYAIGETSFTGLHGANRMASNSLLECFVYGRSAAEDILSQLGKVAMPTSLPTWDASQVTDSDEDVIIAHNWDELRRFMWDYVGIVRTNKRLQRAQHRVRLLLSEIDEFYSNYKVSRDLIELRNLALVAELMIRSAMQRHESRGLHYTLDYPQLLPEARDTILVPPTYGD; translated from the coding sequence ATGAGCCAACATCTCCAGCATGACGTACTGGTCATCGGCAGCGGCGCCGCCGGCCTGACCCTGGCCCTCACCCTCCCCTCGCACCTGAGCGTCGTCGTGCTGAGCAAGGCTGATCTCAGCAATGGTTCGACCTACTGGGCCCAGGGCGGCGTGGCCGCGGTGCTGGACACTACCGACACGGTCGAATCCCACGTAGAGGACACCCTGGTCGCCGGTGCCGGCCTGTGCCGCGAAGACGCCGTGCGTTTCACCGTGGAACACAGCCGTGCCGCCATCCAATGGCTGATCGACCAGGGCGTGCCCTTCACCCGCGACGACGAAAGCGCCCGCGAGGACGGCGGCTTCGAGTTCCACCTGACCCGCGAGGGCGGCCACAGCCACCGGCGCATCATCCACGCCGCCGACGCCACTGGCGCGGCCATCTTCAACACCCTGCTGGAACAGGCGAAGAAGCGCCCCAATATCCAACTGCTGGAGCAGCGAGTCGCCGTCGACCTGATTACCGAGCGCAAGCTCGGCCGCAAGGGTCAGCGCTGCCTGGGGGCCTATGTCCTGAACCGCAGCAACGGCGAAGTGGATACCTTCCACGCCCGCTTCACCGTGCTCGCTTCCGGCGGCGCGGCCAAGGTCTACCTCTATACCAGCAATCCCGACAGCGCCTGCGGCGACGGCATCGCCATGGCCTGGCGCGCCGGATGCCGGGTAGGCAACCTGGAGTTCAACCAGTTCCACCCCACCTGCCTCTATCATCCGCAGGCCAAGAGCTTCCTGATCACCGAGGCCGTGCGTGGCGAAGGTGGCCTGCTCAGGCTACCCAACGGCGAGCGTTTCATGCAGCGCTTCCACCCGCGGGCGGAACTGGCACCGCGCGATGTGGTGGCCCGCGCCATCGACCATGAAATGAAGCGACTGGGCGTGGACTGCGTCTACCTGGACATCAGCCACAAGCCCGCCGAGTTCGTGAAGAGCCATTTCCCCACCGTCTACGAACGCTGCCTGGACTTTGGCATCGACATCACCCGCGAGCCGATTCCGGTAGTGCCGGCGGCGCACTACACCTGCGGCGGCGTCCTGGTGGACCAGCATGGGCGAACCGACATCCCCGGCCTCTACGCCATCGGCGAAACCAGCTTCACCGGGCTGCATGGCGCCAACCGCATGGCCAGCAACTCGCTGCTGGAGTGCTTCGTCTATGGCCGCTCGGCGGCGGAAGACATTCTCAGCCAACTGGGCAAGGTTGCGATGCCCACCAGCCTGCCGACCTGGGATGCCAGCCAGGTGACCGACTCGGACGAGGACGTGATCATCGCCCACAACTGGGACGAACTGCGGCGATTCATGTGGGACTACGTGGGCATCGTGCGCACCAACAAGCGCCTGCAGCGCGCCCAGCACCGGGTCCGCCTGCTGCTCAGCGAGATCGACGAGTTCTACAGCAACTACAAAGTCAGCCGCGACCTGATCGAGCTGCGCAACCTGGCGCTGGTCGCGGAACTGATGATCCGCTCAGCCATGCAGCGCCATGAAAGCCGCGGCCTGCACTACACCCTGGACTACCCGCAACTGCTTCCCGAGGCCAGGGACACTATTCTGGTGCCGCCCACCTACGGCGACTGA
- the rpoE gene encoding RNA polymerase sigma factor RpoE, with protein sequence MLTQEQDQQLVERVQRGDKRAFDLLVLKYQHKILGLIVRFVHDAQEAQDVAQEAFIKAYRALGNFRGDSAFYTWLYRIAINTAKNHLVARGRRPPDSDVSAEDAEFYDGDHALKDIESPERALLRDEIEATVHRSIQQLPEDLRTALTLREFDGLSYEDIASVMQCPVGTVRSRIFRAREAIDKALQPLLHGT encoded by the coding sequence ATGCTAACCCAGGAACAGGATCAGCAACTGGTCGAACGGGTGCAGCGGGGCGACAAGCGGGCTTTCGATCTGCTGGTGTTGAAATACCAGCACAAGATTCTGGGGCTGATCGTGCGTTTCGTGCATGACGCCCAGGAAGCCCAGGACGTCGCTCAGGAAGCCTTCATCAAGGCTTACCGCGCGCTCGGAAACTTTCGCGGCGACAGTGCGTTTTATACGTGGCTGTACCGTATCGCCATCAACACGGCGAAGAACCATCTGGTGGCGCGTGGCAGACGCCCGCCGGACAGCGATGTAAGTGCTGAGGACGCCGAGTTCTACGACGGCGACCACGCCCTCAAGGATATCGAGTCGCCGGAGCGAGCGCTGCTCCGCGATGAGATCGAGGCCACAGTGCACCGGAGCATCCAGCAATTGCCTGAAGATCTGCGCACGGCGTTGACCCTGCGCGAGTTCGATGGCCTGAGTTACGAAGACATTGCCAGCGTTATGCAATGTCCGGTCGGTACTGTGCGATCCCGCATCTTCAGAGCGCGGGAAGCCATCGATAAAGCCTTGCAACCTCTGTTGCATGGAACCTGA
- a CDS encoding sigma-E factor negative regulatory protein, giving the protein MSREALQESLSAVMDNEADELELRRVLAASEDQELRATWSRYQIARAVMHKELLEPRLDIAAAVSAALAEEAVPPTKVARGPWRSLGRLAVAASVTVAVLAGVRLYNQDEVAGTQQLAQQGSQPTMVMPQAQQGAVLAGYSEETQQAQQPIGVNQSSGWHEKRLPAYLRQHAQQAAMSGSDSVLPYARAASLESR; this is encoded by the coding sequence ATGAGTCGTGAAGCTTTGCAGGAATCGCTGTCCGCGGTGATGGATAACGAGGCGGACGAACTGGAGCTGCGTCGAGTGCTCGCCGCCAGCGAAGATCAAGAGTTGCGAGCTACCTGGTCGCGTTACCAGATCGCCCGGGCCGTGATGCACAAGGAGTTGCTGGAGCCGCGCCTGGACATCGCCGCCGCGGTATCGGCCGCCCTGGCCGAGGAGGCGGTGCCGCCGACCAAGGTGGCGCGCGGCCCCTGGCGCAGCCTGGGGCGTCTGGCGGTCGCAGCGTCCGTGACAGTGGCCGTGCTGGCCGGCGTACGCCTGTACAACCAGGACGAGGTCGCAGGTACCCAGCAACTGGCGCAGCAGGGCAGTCAACCCACCATGGTCATGCCGCAGGCCCAGCAAGGCGCGGTGCTGGCTGGCTATAGTGAAGAGACCCAGCAGGCGCAGCAGCCCATCGGCGTGAACCAGTCGTCCGGTTGGCACGAGAAACGCTTGCCGGCATACCTGCGGCAGCATGCGCAGCAGGCCGCGATGAGCGGTAGCGACAGCGTACTGCCCTACGCTCGCGCAGCCAGTCTGGAGAGCCGCTGA
- a CDS encoding MucB/RseB C-terminal domain-containing protein, producing MRALPVFILLGGWLIQSAHAADAQDWLQRLADAEQRQSFQGVFVYERNGSFSTHEVWHQVRQGGEVRERLLQLDGPSQEVVRINGRTQCVSGALSGQMSDSEVWPARAFDGKQLSEWYDLRLAGESRVAGRVAVVLTLTPRDQHRYGFELHLDRDTGLPLKSLLLSDKGQLLERFQFTQIDTSAAPADADLQPGPACKAVRVGEAQADKPARWRSEWLPPGFSLTGAQQRRSPASSDSVSSLLYSDGLARFSVFLEPLHGAVVEDARSQLGPTVMVSKRVSTADGDVMVTVVGEIPLGTAERVALSMRAAEASATQ from the coding sequence ATGCGCGCACTTCCGGTATTCATCTTGCTGGGCGGCTGGCTGATTCAATCAGCCCACGCCGCCGACGCTCAGGACTGGCTGCAGCGCCTCGCCGATGCGGAGCAGCGTCAGAGTTTCCAGGGAGTCTTCGTCTACGAACGAAATGGGAGTTTCTCCACGCACGAAGTCTGGCATCAGGTCCGGCAGGGCGGGGAAGTGCGCGAGCGTCTGTTGCAGCTCGATGGTCCGTCGCAAGAAGTGGTGCGCATCAACGGCCGCACACAATGTGTGAGTGGCGCCCTATCCGGCCAGATGTCCGATAGCGAGGTATGGCCGGCTCGTGCCTTCGATGGGAAACAGCTTTCCGAGTGGTATGACCTGCGCCTGGCCGGCGAATCGCGCGTCGCCGGTCGAGTGGCCGTGGTCCTGACCCTGACCCCCCGTGACCAGCATCGCTACGGCTTCGAACTGCACCTGGACCGTGACACCGGCCTGCCGCTGAAGTCGCTGCTCCTGAGCGACAAGGGGCAGTTGCTGGAGCGCTTCCAGTTCACCCAGATCGATACCTCCGCTGCGCCGGCCGATGCCGATCTGCAGCCCGGTCCAGCCTGCAAGGCGGTGCGGGTCGGCGAGGCGCAGGCCGACAAGCCGGCCCGGTGGCGCTCCGAATGGTTGCCGCCGGGCTTTAGCCTCACCGGCGCCCAGCAGCGCCGTAGCCCGGCTTCTTCCGATTCGGTGTCCAGTCTGCTTTACAGTGACGGCCTGGCGCGCTTTTCGGTGTTCCTCGAGCCGCTGCACGGTGCCGTTGTCGAGGATGCGCGCAGCCAACTGGGGCCGACGGTCATGGTGTCCAAGCGGGTCAGCACGGCGGATGGCGACGTGATGGTGACCGTGGTCGGTGAAATTCCCCTGGGAACGGCCGAGCGGGTTGCCCTGTCCATGCGGGCAGCGGAGGCTTCAGCGACACAATGA
- a CDS encoding DegQ family serine endoprotease — protein sequence MLNLKSCMTAVAALLLLGQTLVARAELPDFTPLVEEASPAVVNISTRQKVPQRGAGGPQVMPDLEGLPPMLREFFERNMPQMPRNPQGGRQREAQSLGSGFIISKDGYVLTNNHVVADADEIIVRLSDRSELEAKLIGADPRTDVALLKVEGKNLPIVKIGKSDELKVGSWVLAIGSPFGFDHSVTAGIVSAKGRSLPNENYVPFIQTDVAINPGNSGGPLFNLDGEVVGINSQIFTRSGGFMGLSFAIPIDVAMGVADQLKSEGKVSRGWLGVVIQEVNKDLAESFGLDKPAGALVAQVQEGGPAAKGGLQVGDVILSMNDQPIVVSADLPHLVGNLKPGSKISLDVVRGGSRKTLDMAIGALPEDGDEMAAATGDGVERSSNRLGVSVVELTSEQKKALDIQGGVVIKEVQDGPAAMMGLRPGDVITHLNNQAIASAKAFTQIAKELPKNRSVSMRVLRQGRASFITFKLAE from the coding sequence ATGCTTAACCTAAAATCCTGCATGACCGCCGTGGCCGCATTGCTGCTGCTCGGTCAAACCCTAGTGGCCCGCGCCGAGCTGCCGGACTTCACGCCTCTGGTCGAAGAGGCGTCTCCGGCGGTGGTCAACATCAGTACCCGGCAGAAGGTGCCCCAGCGTGGTGCGGGCGGACCCCAAGTGATGCCCGACCTGGAAGGGCTGCCGCCCATGCTGCGCGAGTTCTTCGAACGCAACATGCCGCAGATGCCGCGCAATCCCCAGGGAGGGCGCCAGCGCGAGGCGCAGTCCCTGGGTTCCGGCTTCATCATCTCCAAGGACGGCTATGTCCTGACCAACAACCACGTGGTGGCCGATGCCGATGAGATCATCGTGCGGCTGTCGGACCGCAGCGAGCTGGAAGCCAAGCTGATCGGCGCCGACCCGCGTACCGACGTGGCGCTGTTGAAGGTCGAGGGCAAGAACCTGCCGATCGTCAAGATCGGCAAGTCCGACGAACTCAAGGTGGGCAGTTGGGTGCTGGCCATCGGCTCGCCTTTCGGCTTCGATCACTCGGTCACCGCGGGCATCGTGAGTGCCAAGGGTCGCAGCCTGCCGAACGAGAACTATGTGCCTTTCATCCAGACCGACGTGGCCATCAACCCGGGTAATTCCGGCGGCCCGCTGTTCAATCTGGATGGCGAGGTGGTCGGCATCAATTCGCAGATATTCACCCGATCCGGCGGCTTCATGGGGCTGTCCTTCGCCATCCCGATCGACGTGGCCATGGGCGTGGCGGACCAGCTCAAGTCCGAAGGCAAGGTCAGTCGTGGCTGGCTGGGCGTGGTGATTCAGGAAGTGAATAAGGACCTGGCCGAGTCCTTCGGCCTGGACAAGCCGGCCGGCGCCCTGGTGGCCCAAGTCCAGGAGGGTGGCCCGGCAGCCAAGGGCGGTCTGCAAGTGGGTGACGTCATCCTCAGCATGAACGATCAGCCGATCGTGGTTTCCGCCGACCTTCCGCATCTGGTGGGCAACCTCAAGCCGGGCAGCAAGATCAGTCTCGACGTGGTGCGCGGCGGCAGCCGCAAGACCCTCGACATGGCTATCGGCGCCCTGCCGGAAGACGGTGACGAGATGGCCGCGGCCACCGGCGACGGGGTCGAACGCAGCAGCAATCGCCTCGGCGTGAGCGTGGTCGAACTGACCAGCGAGCAGAAGAAGGCCTTGGATATCCAGGGTGGCGTGGTGATCAAGGAGGTGCAGGACGGTCCTGCCGCCATGATGGGCCTGCGTCCGGGTGATGTGATCACCCATCTGAATAACCAGGCCATCGCCTCGGCCAAGGCTTTCACGCAGATCGCCAAGGAGCTGCCGAAGAACCGTTCGGTGTCCATGCGCGTGCTGCGCCAGGGCCGTGCCAGCTTCATTACCTTCAAGCTGGCTGAATAA
- the lepA gene encoding translation elongation factor 4 has protein sequence MSDLSHIRNFSIIAHIDHGKSTLADRFIQMCGGLSDREMEAQVLDSMDLERERGITIKAHSVTLHYKAQDGKTYQLNFIDTPGHVDFTYEVSRSLAACEGALLVVDAGQGVEAQSVANCYTAIEQGLEVMPVLNKMDLPQAEPERVKEEIEHIIGIDATDAVPCSAKSGMGVIDVLERLVEVIPAPEGEIDAPLQALIIDSWFDNYLGVVSLVRVKHGRVKKGDKILVKSTGKVHQVDSVGVFTPKHTEMPDLKAGEVGFIIAGIKDIHGAPVGDTLTLSNTPDVDVLPGFQRIKPQVYAGLFPVSSDDFEDFREALQKLTLNDAALQYEPESSEALGFGFRIGFLGMLHMEIIQERLEREYDLDLITTAPTVVFEIVQKNGDIIYVDNPSKLPDLASIAEMREPIVRANILVPQEHLGNVITLCIEKRGVQRDMQFLSSQVQVCYDLPMNEVVLDFFDRLKSVSRGYASLDYSFDRFEPANLVKLDVLINGEKVDALALIVHRDQAHYKGRALTEKMKELIPRQMFDVAIQAAIGGQIVARTTVKALRKNVLAKCYGGDVSRKKKLLEKQKAGKKRMKQVGSVEIPQEAFLAVLKVDS, from the coding sequence GTGAGTGACCTGAGTCATATCCGCAATTTCTCCATCATCGCCCACATCGACCACGGCAAGTCGACCCTGGCGGACCGCTTCATCCAGATGTGCGGCGGTCTGTCCGACCGCGAGATGGAGGCCCAGGTGCTGGACTCCATGGACCTGGAACGCGAGCGCGGCATCACCATCAAAGCCCATAGCGTCACCCTGCACTACAAGGCGCAGGATGGTAAGACCTATCAGCTGAACTTCATCGATACCCCCGGACACGTGGACTTCACCTACGAGGTGAGCCGCTCCCTGGCTGCCTGCGAAGGCGCGCTGCTGGTGGTGGACGCCGGTCAGGGCGTGGAAGCCCAGTCCGTAGCCAACTGTTACACCGCCATCGAGCAAGGCCTGGAGGTCATGCCGGTGCTGAACAAGATGGACCTGCCCCAGGCCGAGCCGGAGCGGGTCAAGGAAGAGATCGAGCACATCATCGGCATCGATGCCACCGACGCCGTGCCCTGCAGTGCCAAGAGCGGCATGGGCGTGATCGACGTGCTGGAGCGCCTGGTGGAGGTGATCCCGGCGCCGGAAGGCGAGATTGACGCTCCGCTGCAGGCCCTGATCATCGACTCCTGGTTCGACAACTACCTGGGCGTGGTCTCGCTGGTGCGGGTCAAGCACGGCCGGGTGAAGAAGGGCGACAAGATCCTGGTGAAGTCCACCGGTAAGGTCCATCAGGTGGACAGCGTCGGTGTATTCACCCCGAAGCACACCGAGATGCCTGATCTCAAGGCGGGCGAAGTGGGCTTCATCATTGCCGGTATCAAGGACATTCATGGCGCTCCGGTGGGAGACACCCTGACCCTGTCCAATACCCCTGATGTGGACGTTCTGCCGGGTTTCCAGCGCATCAAGCCGCAGGTTTACGCCGGTCTGTTCCCTGTCAGCTCCGACGACTTCGAGGACTTTCGCGAAGCGCTGCAGAAGCTGACCCTGAACGACGCCGCCCTGCAGTACGAGCCGGAAAGCTCCGAGGCCCTGGGCTTTGGCTTCCGCATCGGCTTCCTCGGCATGTTGCACATGGAGATCATCCAGGAGCGCCTGGAGCGCGAATACGACCTGGACCTGATCACCACCGCGCCGACCGTAGTGTTCGAGATCGTGCAGAAGAACGGCGACATCATCTACGTCGACAACCCGTCCAAACTGCCCGACCTCGCTTCCATCGCCGAGATGCGCGAGCCCATCGTGCGCGCCAACATCCTGGTGCCCCAGGAGCACCTCGGCAACGTCATCACCCTGTGCATCGAGAAGCGCGGTGTCCAGCGCGACATGCAGTTCCTCAGTTCCCAGGTCCAGGTTTGCTACGACCTGCCGATGAACGAGGTGGTGCTGGACTTCTTCGACCGCCTGAAGTCGGTAAGTCGTGGTTATGCGTCGCTGGACTACAGCTTCGATCGCTTCGAACCGGCTAATCTGGTCAAGCTGGACGTGCTGATCAACGGCGAGAAGGTCGATGCCCTGGCACTCATCGTGCATCGCGACCAGGCCCACTACAAAGGCCGCGCGCTGACCGAGAAGATGAAGGAACTGATCCCACGGCAGATGTTCGACGTGGCGATCCAGGCGGCGATCGGTGGACAGATCGTTGCGCGAACTACTGTAAAGGCGCTCAGGAAGAACGTTCTGGCCAAGTGCTACGGCGGCGACGTCAGCCGTAAGAAGAAGCTGCTGGAGAAGCAGAAGGCCGGTAAGAAACGGATGAAGCAGGTTGGCAGCGTGGAAATCCCGCAGGAAGCCTTCCTCGCTGTGCTCAAAGTGGATAGCTAG
- the lepB gene encoding signal peptidase I, with product MSINFPLLLVIAVAVCGVLALIDLVLLAPRRRSAIAAYEGQVSEPDPEVLDRLNKEPLLVEYGKSFFPVLAIVLVLRSFLVEPFQIPSGSMKPTLEVGDFILVNKFAYGIRLPVLDNKVIEIGDPQRGDVMVFRYPSDPNINYIKRVIGLPGDRVAYSSDKRLTINGQPVAEKLIGEEPGTLGSANLYHEKLGEAEHLIRKEMKRYRMEPGREWVVPQGHYFMMGDNRDNSNDSRYWNDPRIPKDLLGMVPDRNIVGKAFAVWMSWPDPKLRNLPNFSRVGLIH from the coding sequence ATGTCGATCAATTTCCCGCTGTTGTTGGTTATCGCCGTGGCAGTCTGCGGCGTGCTTGCACTTATCGACCTGGTTCTGCTGGCGCCGCGCCGGCGCTCCGCGATTGCCGCCTATGAGGGGCAAGTCAGCGAGCCCGACCCCGAGGTTCTCGACCGGCTGAACAAGGAGCCGCTGTTGGTGGAGTACGGGAAGTCCTTCTTCCCCGTGCTGGCCATCGTGCTGGTGCTGCGCTCCTTCCTGGTCGAGCCCTTCCAGATTCCCTCCGGCTCCATGAAGCCGACCCTGGAAGTGGGCGACTTCATCCTGGTCAACAAGTTCGCCTACGGCATCCGCCTGCCGGTGCTGGACAACAAGGTGATCGAAATCGGCGATCCGCAACGCGGCGACGTCATGGTGTTCCGCTACCCCAGCGACCCGAACATCAACTACATCAAGCGCGTGATCGGCTTGCCCGGTGACCGCGTCGCCTACAGCAGCGACAAGCGCCTGACCATCAATGGCCAGCCGGTCGCCGAGAAGCTGATCGGTGAAGAGCCGGGCACCCTGGGGAGCGCCAATCTCTATCACGAGAAGCTGGGCGAGGCCGAGCATCTGATCCGCAAGGAAATGAAGCGCTATCGCATGGAGCCAGGCCGCGAGTGGGTGGTGCCCCAAGGGCATTACTTCATGATGGGCGACAACCGGGACAACTCCAACGACAGCCGCTACTGGAACGATCCCCGAATTCCGAAGGACCTGCTCGGCATGGTTCCGGACCGGAATATCGTCGGCAAGGCGTTCGCCGTGTGGATGAGCTGGCCCGATCCCAAACTGCGCAACCTGCCGAACTTCTCCCGAGTGGGCCTGATTCACTGA
- a CDS encoding DUF4845 domain-containing protein: MTFARKQKGMSVLGWLLVLAVVAFLASTAFKIIPHYLDFFSLEKIITSMETEKALEIRSIPDFYSHVSKGMQVNGIRDLDLEKALTVTLQNDQFEAHLKYEKREPLVENLDLVVRFDKEFRVRTQ; encoded by the coding sequence ATGACGTTCGCGCGTAAGCAGAAGGGTATGTCGGTTCTGGGTTGGCTGCTGGTTCTGGCCGTAGTGGCTTTCCTCGCCAGCACCGCCTTCAAGATCATCCCGCATTACCTCGACTTCTTCTCCCTGGAGAAGATCATCACGTCGATGGAAACCGAGAAGGCCCTGGAAATCCGGAGCATTCCCGACTTCTATAGCCATGTCTCCAAGGGCATGCAGGTCAACGGCATTCGTGACCTGGACCTGGAAAAGGCGTTGACGGTGACCCTGCAGAACGACCAGTTCGAGGCGCACCTCAAGTATGAAAAACGCGAGCCGCTGGTCGAGAACCTCGATCTGGTGGTGCGCTTCGACAAAGAATTCCGTGTGCGAACCCAGTGA
- the rnc gene encoding ribonuclease III: MSVSLSRLERKLGYTFKEQSLMTLALTHRSYAGRNNERLEFLGDAILNFVAGEALFERFPQAREGQLSRLRARLVKGETLALLARGFELGEYLRLGSGELKSGGFRRESILADALEALIGAIYLDSGMEAARERVLAWLANELDGLTLVDTNKDPKTRLQEFLQSRACELPRYEVVDIQGEPHCRTFFVECQVTLLNDKTQGQGASRRIAEQVAAAAALVALGVENGND, translated from the coding sequence GTGAGCGTATCCCTCAGCCGTCTCGAGCGTAAGCTCGGCTATACCTTCAAGGAACAGAGTCTGATGACTCTGGCCCTGACTCACCGCAGTTACGCGGGGCGCAATAACGAGCGCCTCGAGTTTCTCGGCGATGCCATTCTCAATTTCGTCGCCGGCGAGGCCCTGTTCGAACGCTTTCCCCAGGCTCGCGAAGGGCAGCTGTCACGGCTGCGAGCGCGCCTGGTGAAGGGTGAAACCCTGGCGCTGCTGGCTCGCGGTTTCGAGTTGGGTGAGTACTTGCGCCTCGGCTCGGGTGAGCTGAAGAGCGGCGGATTCCGCCGCGAATCGATCCTCGCCGATGCACTGGAAGCGCTGATCGGCGCGATCTACCTGGATTCCGGGATGGAGGCCGCGCGCGAGCGCGTCCTCGCCTGGCTGGCCAACGAGCTTGACGGCCTGACCCTGGTGGATACCAACAAGGATCCCAAGACCCGCCTGCAGGAGTTCCTGCAGTCCCGGGCCTGCGAGCTGCCACGCTATGAGGTGGTGGATATCCAGGGCGAACCGCACTGCCGGACGTTTTTCGTCGAGTGCCAGGTCACCCTGCTGAATGACAAGACCCAGGGGCAGGGCGCCAGCCGCCGCATCGCCGAGCAGGTGGCCGCCGCCGCCGCCCTGGTCGCCCTTGGTGTGGAGAATGGCAATGACTGA
- the era gene encoding GTPase Era, with translation MTDIDTPRCGYVAIVGRPNVGKSTLLNHILGQKLAITSRKPQTTRHNMLGIKTEGGVQAIYVDTPGLHKKSDKALNRYMNRSASAALKDVDVVVFVVDRDRWTEEDQLVLERVQYVQGPVLIAVNKTDRMDEKGELIPHLSWLQEQLPNAELVPISALQGHNLDTLERLVAERLPEGDHFFPEDQITDRSSRFLAAELVREKIMRQLGAELPYQITVEIEEFKQEGHVLHIHALILVERDGQKKIIIGDGGERIKRIGQDARKDMETMFDSKVMLNLWVKVKGGWSDDERALRSLGYNDL, from the coding sequence ATGACTGATATCGATACCCCCCGTTGTGGCTACGTCGCCATCGTCGGCCGTCCCAATGTGGGCAAGTCGACGCTGCTCAACCACATCCTCGGGCAGAAGCTGGCAATCACCTCGCGCAAGCCGCAGACCACTCGCCACAACATGCTGGGCATCAAGACCGAGGGCGGTGTGCAGGCGATCTACGTCGACACCCCCGGCCTGCACAAGAAGAGCGACAAGGCGCTGAACCGCTACATGAACCGCAGCGCTTCGGCGGCGTTGAAGGATGTGGATGTGGTGGTCTTCGTGGTGGACCGCGATCGATGGACCGAAGAAGACCAACTGGTGCTGGAGCGCGTGCAGTACGTGCAGGGACCGGTGCTGATTGCGGTGAACAAGACCGACCGCATGGACGAGAAGGGTGAGCTGATCCCGCACCTGTCCTGGCTCCAGGAGCAGCTTCCGAACGCTGAACTGGTGCCCATTTCCGCCCTCCAGGGCCACAACCTGGACACGCTGGAGCGTCTGGTGGCCGAGCGCCTGCCGGAGGGCGATCACTTTTTCCCGGAAGACCAGATCACCGACCGCAGCAGCCGTTTTCTCGCTGCCGAACTGGTGCGCGAGAAGATCATGCGCCAGCTGGGCGCCGAGCTGCCCTACCAGATCACCGTGGAAATCGAAGAGTTCAAGCAGGAAGGTCATGTCCTGCACATCCACGCCCTGATCCTGGTGGAGCGGGACGGCCAGAAGAAAATCATCATCGGCGACGGCGGCGAGCGCATCAAACGCATCGGCCAGGACGCCCGCAAGGACATGGAAACCATGTTCGACTCCAAGGTCATGCTCAACCTCTGGGTGAAAGTGAAGGGCGGCTGGTCCGACGACGAGCGGGCCCTGCGTTCCCTGGGCTACAACGACCTCTGA
- the recO gene encoding DNA repair protein RecO yields the protein MIGAALPAFVLHSRAYRESSALVDFFTPEGRLRAVLRGARGKAGTLARPFLPLEAEIRGRGELKNVARLESAGIPNLLAGEALFSGLYLNELLIRLLPAEDPQPALFDHYAATLQALAANRPLEPLLRAFEWRLLDELGYGFALDRDLAGQPIAPEGIYRLLPDAGLEPVGQLQPGLFQGRELLALADADWDAPGALGAAKRLMRQALAPHLGGRPLVSRELFMTIKEPLRD from the coding sequence ATGATCGGCGCGGCGCTACCGGCGTTCGTTCTGCACAGCAGGGCCTATCGGGAAAGCAGCGCGCTGGTCGACTTCTTCACCCCCGAAGGCCGGCTGCGCGCGGTACTGCGCGGTGCGCGCGGCAAGGCCGGCACCCTGGCGCGGCCGTTCCTGCCGCTCGAAGCCGAGATTCGTGGCCGTGGCGAACTGAAAAACGTTGCCCGGCTGGAAAGTGCCGGTATCCCCAACCTGCTGGCGGGCGAAGCGCTGTTCAGTGGCCTGTACCTCAATGAGCTGCTGATTCGCCTGCTGCCGGCCGAAGACCCGCAGCCTGCGCTTTTCGACCACTACGCCGCCACCCTCCAGGCACTGGCCGCCAACCGTCCGCTGGAACCCCTGCTGCGCGCCTTCGAATGGCGTCTGTTGGACGAGCTGGGCTATGGTTTCGCGCTGGATCGGGATCTGGCCGGGCAGCCCATCGCCCCCGAAGGCATCTATCGCCTGTTGCCCGATGCCGGCCTGGAGCCGGTGGGTCAATTGCAGCCCGGCCTGTTCCAGGGCCGCGAACTCCTTGCCCTGGCTGATGCCGACTGGGACGCCCCGGGTGCTCTCGGCGCGGCCAAGCGCCTGATGCGTCAGGCCCTGGCACCTCACCTGGGCGGTCGGCCGCTGGTCAGCCGCGAGCTATTCATGACGATCAAGGAACCTCTCCGTGACTGA